Within the Pseudomonas orientalis genome, the region CGAGACCGTGGTGATCTTCGAAAACTTCGCCCACACCCTGGAAAAAGTCGTGTCCGGCAGCAGCGTCAAGCGCGTGGTAGTGGCGGCCATCGGCGATTTGCTCGGTACCTTCAAGGGCGCGGCGATGAACTTCATCCTGCGCAGCGTGCAAAAGCAGGTGCCTGCTTTCAGGTTGGAAGGTTCTGTGCGTTTCAACCAAGTGCTCAAGCAGGGGCGGGCGCTGACGTACCTGCCGGTCAGTCTGGACCGCGATGAGCTGGCCTTCCTGCAATATACCGGCGGCACCACCGGCGATGCCAAGGGCGTGATGCTCAGCCATCGCAATATCATCGCCAACCTGTTGCAGGCCAAGGCCTGGGTCGGCGACCAGCTGGACCAGGACAAGCAGGAAACCAACGTGACCCTGCTGCCGCTGTACCACATCTTTTCCCTGACGGTGAACTGCCTGATGTTCATGTGCCTGGGCGGGCGCAATATCCTCATCGCCAATCCCCGGGACGTGAAACGGGTGCAGATGATCCTGCGCAAGGAGCGCTTCAACGGTATCGCCGGGGTCAACACGCTGTTCAACGGTCTGCTGGAGAACAAGGAATTCTGTGCGCGGGACTTTTCCGACCTGCGCCTGGTGATCGCCGGAGGCATGGCCACGCACACGGCAGTGGCCAAGCGCTGGAAGGAGGTCACCGGGGTGCCGATTGTCGAGGGCTACGGGCTGACCGAATGTTCACCGGTGGTGAGCATCAGCCCCATCGACATTCATCGTATGCGCGAAATGGCGTTCACCGGCAGCATTGGCGTGCCGTTGCCGTCGACCTGGGTGCGTTTCATGCGTGAAGACGGTGAATTGGCCGAGGTCGGCGAGCCGGGTGAATTGCAGGTGCGCGGGCCGCAAGTGATGCAGGGCTACTGGAAGCGCCCGAAGGAAACCGCCGAGGTGCTGGACGCTGACGGCTGGTTGTCCACCGGTGATATCGGGGTGATGGATGAACGCGGTTACATCCGCCTGGTGGACCGCAAGAAGGACATGATCCTGGTCTCGGGCTTCAACGTGTACCCCAATGAAATCGAAGACGTGGTGGCGCTGCACCCAGGTGTGGCGGAAGTGGCGGCGATTGGCGTGGAAGATGGCGTGACCGGCGAGCGGGTCAAGATCATCGTGGTACGCAAGGACCTGAACCTGACCCAGGAGCAGATACTCGCCCATTGCCGGGAATACCTGACCGGGTACAAGGTGCCCAGGTATGTGGAGTTTCGCACCACGGAGTTGCCCAAGACCACCGTCGGCAAGGTGCTACGCCGAGCCCTGCGCTGATACTGAAGGTGACGCAGACCAAATGTGGGAGGGGGCTTGCCCCCGATAGCGGTGTGTCAATCACCGAATCACTGGCTGACCCACCGCCATCGGGGGCAAGCCCCCTCCCACATTTAGATCGAGTTCACCTGGACCCAGCGTTCTTCTTTGGACGCCATCCGAATCGCCGTCGCCAACCGCTCCACCGCCCACGCCGCCTCAAAATCAGTGCCATCGCCGCCTTGCCCCGCCAGCGCCATGATCAGCTCCTGTACCTCCAATGTCTTAAGCTCGTTGTAACCCAACTGATGCCCCGCCGCCGGGCTGAACGCGGCATAACCGGGCAGGGCGGGGCCGGCGAGCAGACGCTGGAAACCGTCCTGGCCGACGCGGCACAGGCGCAATTCGTTCAAGCGCTCCTGATCGAACGCGAGCGTGCCCAGGGTGCCGCTGATTTCAAAACTCAGGTGGTTTTTGTAGCCGTGCTTGAGCCAACTGCTGCTGACCGTGCCGCGCGCGCCGTTGGCAAAGCGCAGCAGGGCGTGCACCTGGTCATCCACGGCGATGGATTTCAGCTCGAGGCTGCCTTTGAAGGCCGGCCGTTGCGCGTGGACGGTCTGGGTATCGGCGCACACGCTGACCACTTCGCCCACCAGATAATGGGCCATCGACAGCAAATGGCTGCCGAGGTCCGCCAGCGCGCCGCCTGCGTGTTCCACCTCACAGCGCCATGACCAGGGCGAGGTCGGATCGGCCATGAAGTCTTCGCTGAACTCGCCCTGGAAACTGATGATTTCGCCCAGCTCGCCGCTGGCAATCATCTGTCGCGCGAGCACGATCATCGGGTTGTGCTGGTAGTTGTAGCCGACGCGCGTCACCACCCCTGCCGCGCTGGCCGCGCGACGCATCGCATCGGCCTGCTCCAGGCTGACCGCCAGCGGCTTCTCGCAATACACCGCCTTGCCCGCCGCAATCGCGGCCATGGCCATGGGGTAATGCAGGTGGTTGGGCGTGGTGATGGCCACCACATCGACCCTGGGGTCGTCGATCAGCGCCTGCCAGTCGGCATGGGCCTGGGCAAACCCCCAGGCACTGGCGCAGCGTTGCGCGCGCTCGGCGTCGGCATCGGCCAGCGCCGCGAGTGCAAGCGTGACCGGCAGTTCGAACACCGCCCGGGCGTTGTTGAACGCCAGCGCGTGGGCGCGCCCCATGAAGCCTGTGCCGATCAAGCCGATTCCGAGTTCACGCATCGCCGTGGTCCTTTGGATTATTGTTTTCAGGAAGCGTATTAATGGAATAAATATTCTCAAAACTCAATAGATGGAATAAAAATTCATTTGATGTGCAGCGCTCACCATGCGCAGGCGAATCATCATTTCAGCTGATGCAGGGATATTCAGCTTGTGGCCAAATGCCGTCAGTTAACAAAAGATAACGTAGCACCGATTGTCAGACGATTCGAAAGCCCGATAGGATGGCCCGTGCTTGCCCCAGGCGCTCTAGATTGCAGGTTTCAGAGCCCCGCGCCAGGCAACACGACCTAACAATAATAAATGGGAGAAAGGTCTATGAGTGAGCCTGTCATGGGTTGGGTTGTTTGCCGCCCACGCGCCGCACGCAAGCTTGCGTTGCTGGCCACAGCGCTCTCGCTGTTTGGGGCCGTCGCATTGCCGACGGTCGTCCAGGCCGCCAGCGATACCACTTTTGCGATTGAATCCCCCAAGGCCGCCAAAGGCCTGATGATCGATGTCGTGCATGCCGGCCAGCGCCTGGTGGCGGTGGGTGATCGCGGGCACATCCTCTATTCCGATGACCAGGGCAGCACCTGGGCCCAGGCCAAAGTCCCCACCCGGCAACTGCTCACGGCGGTGTTTTTCGTCGATGCCAAGCACGGCTGGGCGGTTGGCCATGATGCGCAGATCCTGGTCAGCAGCGACGGTGGCGCCAGTTGGTCCCAGCAATACCAGGACCTCAAGCGCGAAGCACCGCTGCTCGACGTATGGTTCAACGATGCCAATCACGGCCTGGCCGTAGGCGCCTACGGTGCGCTGATCGAGACCACCGATGGCGGCAAGACCTGGGAAGACGTCAGCGACCGCCTCGACAACGAAGACCAGTTCCACCTCAATGCGATTGCCTCGATCAAGGACGCCGGCCTGTTTATCGTGGGGGAGCAGGGCAGCATGTTCCGCTCCAGCGATGACGGCCAGACCTGGGAAAAACTCGAAGGCCCCTACGAGGGCTCGTTGTTTGGCGTGATCGCCACCGCTCAGCCGCGCACCCTGCTGGCCTACGGCCTGCGCGGCAACCTTTACCGTTCCACCGACTTTGGCGGCACCTGGGAGCCGGTCGAGTTGAATGCCGCCCGTGGCGCCCTCGAATTCGGGCTGTCAGGGGCGACCTTGCTCGATGACGGTTCCATCGTCGTGGTGGGTAATGGCGGCAGTGTGGTGGTCAGCCACGACGATGGCCAGACCTTCAGCGTATTCAACCGCCCGGACCGGATTTCGCTTTCAGCGGTGACGGCGGCAGGCAATGGCAACTTGATTCTGGTCGGGCAGGGCGGCGTTCGCGTCGCGACAGCTGCTGGCGCCGAACCGACGAAACAATAAGAAAAAGGCGGAAAGCATGAGCAGTCATCACAACGATAAAGCGACCTTTCTTGAGCGCCTGATCTTCAACAATCGCCCGGCAGTGATCCTCATCTGCCTGCTGGTGAGTGTCTTCCTGTTCTGGCAGGCGACGTTGATTCGCCCCTCCACCAGCTTTGAAAAGATGATCCCCCTCAAGCACCCCTTCATCGAAAAGATGATGGAGCACCGCAATGACTTGGCCAACCTGGGCAATACCGTGCGCATTTCGGTCGAGGCCAGGGACGGCGACATCTTCACCAGGGAGTACATGGAGACCCTGAGGCAGATCAACGACGAGGTGTTCTACATCTCCGGCGTCGACCGCTCGGGCCTCAAGTCGCTGTGGAGCCCTAGCGTACGCTGGACCGAAGTGACCGAGGAAGGCTTCGCCGGCGGTGAAGTGATCCCGCAGAGCTACAACGGCTCGCCGCAAAGTCTCGATCAACTGCGCAACAACGTGCTCAAGTCAGGCCAGGTCGGGCGCCTGGTCGCTAACGATTTCAAGTCGAGCATCGTCGATATCCCGCTGCTGGAGTCCTACCCGGACCCCCAGGACCAGGGCAAGTTGCTGGCCCTGGACTATCGCAAGTTCTCCCATGAACTCGAAGACAAGATCCGCGACAAGTTCGAAGCCCAGAACCCCAACGTCAAGATCCACATTGTCGGCTTTGCGAAAAAGGTCGGCGACCTGATCGATGGCCTGGTGATGGTGGTGCTGTTCTTCGGTGTTGCGTTCGTCATCACCCTGATTCTGCTGCTGTGGTTCACCAATTGCCTGCGCAGCACCATTGCCGTGTTGAGCACGACGTTGGTGGCGGTGGTCTGGCAACTGGGGCTGATGCACTTCTTCGGTTTCGGGCTGGACCCGTACTCGATGCTGGTGCCGTTCCTGATCTTCGCCATCGGCATCTCTCATGGCGTGCAGAAGATCAACGGCATCGCCCTGCAATCCAGCGAGGCGGACAACGCCTTGACTGCCGCACGGCGCACCTTCCGGCAACTGTTCCTGCCGGGGATGATCGCGATCCTCGCTGACGCCGTGGGCTTTATCACGCTGCTGATCATCGACATCGGCGTGATCCGCGAACTGGCCATCGGCGCGTCCATCGGCGTGGCGGTGATCGTGTTCACCAACCTGATTCTGCTGCCGGTGGCGATTTCCTATGCGGGCATCAGCAACCGCGCCATCGAACGCAGTAAAAAGGACGCGCACCGCGATCATCCGTTCTGGCGCCTGCTATCGAAATTCGCCAGCGCCAAAGTTGCCCCGGTGTCGATCCTGCTGGCCCTGGTCGCCTTTGGCGGCGGCCTCTGGTACAGCCAGAACCTGAAGATCGGCGACCTCGACCAGGGCGCGCCGGAACTGCGCCCGGATTCGCGCTACAACAAAGACAACAACTTCATCATCAGCAACTACTCCACCAGCTCCGACGTGCTGGTGGTGATGGTCAAGACCAAGGCTGAAGGCTGCTCGCGCTATGAAGCCATGGCGCCCATCGACCAGTTGATGTGGAAGATGCAGAACACCGAGGGCGTGCAGTCGGCGATCTCGCTGGTGACCGTGTCCAAGCAGATGATCAAGGGCATGAACGAGGGCAACCTGAAATGGGAAACCCTGTCGCGCAACCCGGACGTGCTGAACAACTCCATCGCCCGCGCCGATGGCCTGTACAACAACAATTGCTCGCTGGCGCCGGTGCTGGTGTTCCTCAACGACCACAAGGCCGAGACCCTGGACCGTGCGGTGCATGCGGTGCAGGACTTCGCCAGGGAGAACAACAAGGACGGCCTGGAATTCATCCTCGCCGCCGGTAATGCCGGGATCGAGGCGGCCACCAACGAGGTGATCAAGGAGTCGGAGCTGATCATCCTGATCCTGGTGTACCTGTGCGTGGCGACCATGTGCATGATCACCTTCCGCTCCTGGGCGGCGACCCTGTGTATTGTGCTGCCGCTGGTACTGACCTCGGTGCTGGGCAACGCGCTGATGGCGTTCATGGGCATCGGCGTCAAGGTCGCGACCTTGCCGGTGGTGGCCCTGGGCGTCGGCATCGGCGTGGATTACGGCATCTACATCTACAGCCGCCTGGAAAGCTTCCTGCGCGCCGGCCTGCCGCTGCAAGAGGCGTATTACCAGACGCTCAAGTCCACCGGTAAAGCCGTGCTGTTCACCGGTCTGTGCCTGGCCATCGGCGTGTGCACCTGGATCTTCTCGGCGATCAAGTTCCAGGCCGACATGGGCCTGATGCTGACCTTCATGCTGCTGTGGAACATGTTCGGCGCGTTGTGGCTGCTGCCGGCACTGGCGCGGTTCCTGATCAAACCGGAAAAGCTGGCGGGGCAGAAGGGCAACTCGTTGTTTGCGCACTGAACTGTAGGAGCGAGGGGGACGCCTAGTTCTTGCTCGCGAAAAACGTCAACGATAACGCGTGCATTCTGGATAAATGCGCTGTCTGTGAGTTCTTCGCGAGCAAGCTCGCTCCTACATTATTGCTTTGGGCTATCATTGCGACCTTCCTCGTAAATGATTGACTGCCATGACTGCCGACACTCTGACCACCGCCCTTGCCACCAGCGACATGCTCATCATCAACGGGCTGCACGCCTTCGACTTCACGCTGGACCGGCAGTTGCTGATCGAAAGCATGGACGGTCGGGAACTCAAGCGGTGGACCTTCAGTCCAGAACAACTGGAGGCGGCGACCTTTGATGACAGCCTGCAAAGCTGGGTGCTGTGTAATGACGACGGTGAACACCGTCTGGTCTGCCTGAGCGCCATCCAGGGCGACAACAATAACGATGAGGACGAAGCAGATGATGCGTAAATTCTGGCCCCTGTTGATGGCCGGCAGTGTCGGCGCGATGTCGGTGCAGGCCGCACCGGCCGACACTTATGAACTGCTGGTCGGCAGCTATACCGCCGGCAGCAGTGAAGGGATCTACCGCCTGCAATTCGACAGCCGCACCGGGCAGTTCAGCGGCAAGCCGGTGCTGGCGGCGAAAACCGCCAACCCGTCCTGGCTGACGCTCTCCAAAGACCAGAAGCAGCTGTTTGTGGTCAACGAAAACGGCCCGGGCCAGGACGATGTGGTCGGGCGCGTCAGCAGCTACCGCATTGATCCGCAGAATTATCAGCTCACCCTGATCAACCAGGTGCAGAGCCTGGGCAATGAGCCGACTCATTCCAGCGTGGCCGCCGACGGGCGTTATCTGTTTGTCGCCAACTATTCGGTGGTGGAAGACCCGGGCGGCAGCCTGGCGATTTTGCCGCTGGACAGCGACGGCAAGCTGTCGGCCCCGGTGCAGTTGAGCGGGCACCCGGCCAGCGGTGTGAACCCTGAACGCCAGGCTTCCAACCACGTGCATTCGGTGGTGTCGTCGCCGGACGGCAAGTATGTATTCGTGCAGGACCTGGGTGCGGACAAAGTGTTTGCCTACCGCTACGACCCCAAGGCCAACCATGAACTGCCGCTGACCCCGGCCGAGCCGGCCGCCGTGCAACTGCCACCGGGCAGCGGTCCGCGCCACTTGCTGTTCAGCGCCGATGGCAAGCATGCCTGGCTGACCACCGAGATGAGCGCCCAGGTGGCGGTCTTCGACTACAACGATGGCAAGCTTGCGCAGACCCAGTTGGTGGATTTCGCCGCCGGCCAGCCGGTATCCGATAAAGCCGGCGCTGCGCTGCATGCCTCCAGCGACGGCAAGTTCCTCTACGTCAGCAACCGTGGTACGGCCAATCAGCTTGTGGTGTTCAGCATCGACCCGGCCACCGCGAACCTCAAGGAAATCCAGCGCCGCTCGGTCGAAGGCGACCACCCGCGCGAGTTCAGCCTGGACCCGAGCGGCAAGTTCCTGCTGATCGCCAACCAGAAAAGCAATGAAATCGTGGTGGTTGAACGCGACCCCAAGACCGGCCTGCTGGGTAAAACCGTGCAGAAATTGCCGATCGATGCGCCCAGCGACCTCAAGTTCCTGGTGCGTCAATAAGCCACAGGCCCC harbors:
- a CDS encoding AMP-binding protein, yielding MNAISLEQTERIWLNAYLPGVPADIDAAIEDYPSLREVFLEHLEKFRERVAYVSIGTPMTYADWNTQGHAFAAWLQGQGVKKGDRVALMMPNCLQYPICLLGTILAGAVVVNVNPLYTPHELKHLLKDSGAETVVIFENFAHTLEKVVSGSSVKRVVVAAIGDLLGTFKGAAMNFILRSVQKQVPAFRLEGSVRFNQVLKQGRALTYLPVSLDRDELAFLQYTGGTTGDAKGVMLSHRNIIANLLQAKAWVGDQLDQDKQETNVTLLPLYHIFSLTVNCLMFMCLGGRNILIANPRDVKRVQMILRKERFNGIAGVNTLFNGLLENKEFCARDFSDLRLVIAGGMATHTAVAKRWKEVTGVPIVEGYGLTECSPVVSISPIDIHRMREMAFTGSIGVPLPSTWVRFMREDGELAEVGEPGELQVRGPQVMQGYWKRPKETAEVLDADGWLSTGDIGVMDERGYIRLVDRKKDMILVSGFNVYPNEIEDVVALHPGVAEVAAIGVEDGVTGERVKIIVVRKDLNLTQEQILAHCREYLTGYKVPRYVEFRTTELPKTTVGKVLRRALR
- a CDS encoding WD40/YVTN/BNR-like repeat-containing protein codes for the protein MGWVVCRPRAARKLALLATALSLFGAVALPTVVQAASDTTFAIESPKAAKGLMIDVVHAGQRLVAVGDRGHILYSDDQGSTWAQAKVPTRQLLTAVFFVDAKHGWAVGHDAQILVSSDGGASWSQQYQDLKREAPLLDVWFNDANHGLAVGAYGALIETTDGGKTWEDVSDRLDNEDQFHLNAIASIKDAGLFIVGEQGSMFRSSDDGQTWEKLEGPYEGSLFGVIATAQPRTLLAYGLRGNLYRSTDFGGTWEPVELNAARGALEFGLSGATLLDDGSIVVVGNGGSVVVSHDDGQTFSVFNRPDRISLSAVTAAGNGNLILVGQGGVRVATAAGAEPTKQ
- a CDS encoding DUF5629 family protein is translated as MTADTLTTALATSDMLIINGLHAFDFTLDRQLLIESMDGRELKRWTFSPEQLEAATFDDSLQSWVLCNDDGEHRLVCLSAIQGDNNNDEDEADDA
- a CDS encoding Gfo/Idh/MocA family protein, with protein sequence MRELGIGLIGTGFMGRAHALAFNNARAVFELPVTLALAALADADAERAQRCASAWGFAQAHADWQALIDDPRVDVVAITTPNHLHYPMAMAAIAAGKAVYCEKPLAVSLEQADAMRRAASAAGVVTRVGYNYQHNPMIVLARQMIASGELGEIISFQGEFSEDFMADPTSPWSWRCEVEHAGGALADLGSHLLSMAHYLVGEVVSVCADTQTVHAQRPAFKGSLELKSIAVDDQVHALLRFANGARGTVSSSWLKHGYKNHLSFEISGTLGTLAFDQERLNELRLCRVGQDGFQRLLAGPALPGYAAFSPAAGHQLGYNELKTLEVQELIMALAGQGGDGTDFEAAWAVERLATAIRMASKEERWVQVNSI
- a CDS encoding lactonase family protein, encoding MMRKFWPLLMAGSVGAMSVQAAPADTYELLVGSYTAGSSEGIYRLQFDSRTGQFSGKPVLAAKTANPSWLTLSKDQKQLFVVNENGPGQDDVVGRVSSYRIDPQNYQLTLINQVQSLGNEPTHSSVAADGRYLFVANYSVVEDPGGSLAILPLDSDGKLSAPVQLSGHPASGVNPERQASNHVHSVVSSPDGKYVFVQDLGADKVFAYRYDPKANHELPLTPAEPAAVQLPPGSGPRHLLFSADGKHAWLTTEMSAQVAVFDYNDGKLAQTQLVDFAAGQPVSDKAGAALHASSDGKFLYVSNRGTANQLVVFSIDPATANLKEIQRRSVEGDHPREFSLDPSGKFLLIANQKSNEIVVVERDPKTGLLGKTVQKLPIDAPSDLKFLVRQ
- a CDS encoding efflux RND transporter permease subunit codes for the protein MSSHHNDKATFLERLIFNNRPAVILICLLVSVFLFWQATLIRPSTSFEKMIPLKHPFIEKMMEHRNDLANLGNTVRISVEARDGDIFTREYMETLRQINDEVFYISGVDRSGLKSLWSPSVRWTEVTEEGFAGGEVIPQSYNGSPQSLDQLRNNVLKSGQVGRLVANDFKSSIVDIPLLESYPDPQDQGKLLALDYRKFSHELEDKIRDKFEAQNPNVKIHIVGFAKKVGDLIDGLVMVVLFFGVAFVITLILLLWFTNCLRSTIAVLSTTLVAVVWQLGLMHFFGFGLDPYSMLVPFLIFAIGISHGVQKINGIALQSSEADNALTAARRTFRQLFLPGMIAILADAVGFITLLIIDIGVIRELAIGASIGVAVIVFTNLILLPVAISYAGISNRAIERSKKDAHRDHPFWRLLSKFASAKVAPVSILLALVAFGGGLWYSQNLKIGDLDQGAPELRPDSRYNKDNNFIISNYSTSSDVLVVMVKTKAEGCSRYEAMAPIDQLMWKMQNTEGVQSAISLVTVSKQMIKGMNEGNLKWETLSRNPDVLNNSIARADGLYNNNCSLAPVLVFLNDHKAETLDRAVHAVQDFARENNKDGLEFILAAGNAGIEAATNEVIKESELIILILVYLCVATMCMITFRSWAATLCIVLPLVLTSVLGNALMAFMGIGVKVATLPVVALGVGIGVDYGIYIYSRLESFLRAGLPLQEAYYQTLKSTGKAVLFTGLCLAIGVCTWIFSAIKFQADMGLMLTFMLLWNMFGALWLLPALARFLIKPEKLAGQKGNSLFAH